A region from the Rheinheimera mangrovi genome encodes:
- a CDS encoding YggT family protein, protein MTEAFFFLLSSLIKLYLMVIILRIWLQSAKADFYNPFSQFVVKATNPVIVPLRRFLPSLGPVDTASWIFAFAICVLHVAIVQMLQLGQVFYVYLPLSALVLLITEALQLAFWILVIRALLSWFSQGRNPVELVMHQLTEPLLRPVRRVVPVMGGLDLSLLVVLLGIQFIQILLTNMLRGF, encoded by the coding sequence ATGACCGAAGCATTCTTTTTCCTGTTAAGCAGCCTGATCAAACTTTATCTGATGGTAATAATACTGCGGATTTGGCTGCAAAGTGCCAAAGCCGATTTTTACAACCCATTCAGCCAGTTTGTGGTTAAAGCGACAAATCCTGTGATAGTGCCACTGCGCCGGTTTTTACCAAGCTTAGGCCCAGTGGATACCGCCAGCTGGATTTTTGCTTTTGCGATCTGTGTATTGCATGTCGCCATAGTACAGATGCTGCAACTAGGTCAGGTTTTTTACGTGTATTTGCCGCTTAGTGCCCTGGTATTGCTGATCACCGAAGCGCTGCAACTTGCATTCTGGATTTTAGTGATCCGCGCCTTACTGAGCTGGTTCAGTCAGGGCCGTAATCCGGTAGAACTGGTGATGCACCAATTGACTGAACCTTTGTTACGTCCGGTACGCAGAGTTGTGCCAGTCATGGGCGGTCTGGATCTATCGTTGCTGGTGGTACTGCTAGGTATCCAGTTTATCCAGATTTTATTAACCAATATGTTACGTGGTTTCTAA
- a CDS encoding DUF167 family protein codes for MLTRLANGDILLQLHVQPGASRDQFLGLHGDAIKVAIKAPPVDGKANAHLQQFLAQSFDVAKRQVLLEKGELSRQKKWRIVAPCSVPGALQPYLES; via the coding sequence ATGCTAACCCGGCTGGCCAATGGCGATATCCTGCTGCAATTGCATGTGCAGCCTGGCGCTAGCCGGGATCAGTTTTTAGGCCTGCATGGTGATGCCATCAAAGTGGCGATTAAAGCTCCACCTGTCGATGGCAAAGCCAATGCGCATTTACAACAGTTTCTGGCGCAAAGTTTTGACGTGGCAAAACGTCAGGTGCTGCTGGAAAAAGGCGAACTGAGCCGACAGAAAAAATGGCGCATTGTCGCGCCCTGCTCTGTGCCTGGCGCCTTACAACCTTATCTGGAGTCCTGA